In one window of Rhizobium oryzihabitans DNA:
- the ade gene encoding adenine deaminase, with product MNSKLETRIDQGTGREPADMVLKGGRFFDLVTGELVASDIAICGDTIVGTGESYNGRREIDISGKIVVPGFIDTHLHIESSLVTPHEFDRCVLPYGVTTAICDPHEIANVLGEEGLQFFLDSAMETIMDIRVQLSSCVPATHLETSGADLPIEKLLPFRNHPKVIGLAEFMNFPGVIHKDPVCMAKLEAFQGQHIDGHAPLLSGTALNGYLSAGIRTEHECTSAAEALEKIRKGMHILVREGSVSKDLHALMPVITERLSPYLALCTDDRNPLDIAEQGHLDYMIRTAIASGVEPLAIYRAASISAAKAFGLRDRGLIAPGWRADLVVIDSLQNCKAGMVLSGGRIVDDALFATRKPVAPVGLDSVKARPVLASHFGVPVTEGETPVMGVLPGKIITEHRRYRLPTDGNQTTVDLENDIIKVAVIERHGKNGNHANGFVQGFGLKKGAIASTVGHDSHNICVVGVNEDDMALAANRLGEIKGGFVVVEDGKVTGEIPLPVAGLMSLEPYETVRDTLHTLRKAAYALGTTLEEPFLQVAFLPLPVIPHLKISDMGMVDVDRFALI from the coding sequence ATGAATTCGAAACTTGAAACGCGCATCGATCAAGGTACAGGCCGTGAACCGGCAGATATGGTCCTCAAAGGCGGACGATTCTTCGATCTCGTGACGGGAGAACTAGTTGCCTCTGATATCGCCATCTGCGGCGATACCATCGTTGGAACCGGCGAAAGCTACAATGGTCGCCGGGAAATCGATATTTCCGGAAAAATCGTCGTTCCGGGCTTCATCGATACGCATCTTCATATCGAATCATCGCTCGTCACGCCGCACGAATTCGACCGCTGCGTCTTGCCCTATGGCGTCACCACGGCCATCTGCGACCCGCATGAGATCGCCAACGTACTCGGCGAGGAAGGGCTTCAGTTCTTCCTCGACAGCGCCATGGAAACCATCATGGACATCCGGGTGCAGCTCTCCTCCTGCGTGCCCGCAACGCATCTGGAAACCTCCGGCGCCGATCTGCCGATCGAAAAACTGCTGCCGTTTCGCAATCATCCGAAGGTCATCGGGCTTGCCGAATTCATGAATTTTCCCGGCGTCATCCACAAGGACCCGGTGTGCATGGCGAAGCTGGAAGCCTTTCAGGGCCAGCATATAGACGGGCATGCGCCGCTGCTTTCGGGAACGGCGTTGAACGGCTACCTCTCGGCCGGCATCCGCACCGAACATGAATGCACGAGCGCTGCCGAGGCACTGGAGAAAATCCGCAAGGGCATGCATATTCTGGTGCGCGAAGGCTCGGTCTCGAAAGACCTGCATGCCCTGATGCCAGTCATCACCGAGCGCCTTTCGCCTTATCTTGCGCTCTGCACGGATGACCGCAACCCGCTCGATATCGCCGAACAGGGCCATCTCGATTATATGATCCGAACGGCCATCGCCAGCGGCGTGGAACCGCTCGCCATCTACCGTGCCGCCTCGATTTCCGCCGCGAAGGCCTTCGGCCTGCGCGATCGCGGTCTCATTGCTCCCGGCTGGCGCGCCGACCTCGTGGTGATCGACAGCCTGCAGAACTGCAAGGCAGGCATGGTGCTTTCCGGCGGCCGCATCGTCGATGACGCCCTGTTTGCCACCCGCAAGCCGGTCGCGCCCGTCGGCCTCGACAGCGTCAAGGCAAGACCGGTGCTGGCCTCCCATTTCGGCGTGCCGGTTACCGAAGGCGAGACCCCCGTCATGGGCGTGCTTCCCGGCAAGATCATTACCGAGCACCGCCGCTACAGGCTGCCGACGGATGGCAACCAGACGACCGTCGATCTCGAGAACGACATCATCAAGGTCGCCGTCATCGAACGCCACGGCAAGAACGGCAACCACGCCAACGGCTTCGTGCAGGGCTTCGGCCTGAAAAAAGGCGCCATCGCATCCACCGTCGGCCATGACAGCCACAATATCTGCGTTGTCGGCGTGAACGAGGACGACATGGCGCTGGCCGCCAACCGGCTCGGTGAAATCAAGGGCGGTTTCGTGGTGGTCGAAGACGGCAAGGTAACCGGCGAAATCCCGCTTCCCGTCGCCGGCCTGATGAGCCTCGAACCTTACGAAACGGTGCGCGATACGCTTCACACCCTGCGCAAGGCCGCCTATGCACTCGGCACGACGCTGGAGGAACCCTTCCTGCAGGTTGCCTTCCTGCCCCTGCCGGTCATCCCGCATCTCAAGATTTCAGACATGGGCATGGTGGATGTGGATCGGTTTGCGCTGATCTGA
- a CDS encoding TonB-dependent hemoglobin/transferrin/lactoferrin family receptor, which yields MSLLPLAGPARAQDAASQANGTTTLEKIVVKGKRVKGGSAVADTPLATETTAATIEKKQITSIEDLGRVAQPGVSFNRSTGAVNIRGLEGDRVLTTIDGIPVRYLSDATRGATGGLDSFNFSSLSAVDVLRGADSSRAGSGALGGVLGLQTLEPEDLIQEGRDWGGVAKFTFDSADTSYEPSVAVAKKIENTSIMFQGGYKKGKERKTNGSVDSYGPTRTKADPSDYDQHNLLFKLRQDLEGGHRIGLTAESFRRDRDTNSKINQVAVLGPRDNYLPGAYFTNNATARDRISLDYSYDATGTDGLFDSAWASLYWQKQSRETGYNGYRSTTVVGNISRLNDYDENSFGLVGALQKKFETGQLNHDVTFGFDLSRSTSEQYSSGVDNCRLPYTGAFAACANLHTNQADTPKVDSSRIGFYIDDEIGFGQSGFTLTPGLRFDWVEHTPKMTSEYARNTNRPALPGEFDDVAVSPKLRAGYDVSDKVELYAQWAMGFRAPNAGELYSVFGGPGTYLRLGNPNLESETSNGFEIGANLGDEDLGGRINLFYNRYKNFIETTSLTASQAAALGYDLNNYRQGGITRGVNLDRARIYGAELSAHVRFDNGFSLRGGLAYANGKNLDNDTFLQSVSPLKGVISAAYDTETWGVGIDWIAANGGRGKDILTNGQRTYFATPGYGIVDLTAWYEPEQVKGLRINAGIYNVFDKTYYDYATARTAGSQANEYYSEPGRTFKISLTQRF from the coding sequence ATGTCTCTTCTGCCCCTTGCCGGGCCAGCGCGGGCGCAGGACGCCGCGTCGCAGGCGAACGGCACCACCACGCTCGAGAAGATCGTGGTCAAGGGCAAGCGTGTGAAGGGTGGCAGCGCTGTAGCCGACACCCCCCTTGCAACGGAAACAACGGCCGCGACGATCGAGAAGAAACAGATCACGAGCATCGAAGATCTGGGCCGCGTCGCACAGCCCGGCGTCTCGTTCAACCGCAGCACGGGTGCCGTCAACATTCGCGGCCTCGAAGGCGACCGTGTTCTGACCACCATTGACGGAATTCCCGTGCGGTATCTGTCCGACGCCACGCGCGGCGCGACCGGCGGCCTGGACTCCTTCAACTTCTCGTCGCTGTCCGCAGTCGACGTTCTGCGCGGTGCAGATTCAAGCCGCGCCGGTTCCGGCGCTCTCGGCGGCGTTCTCGGGTTGCAGACACTGGAGCCCGAAGACCTTATTCAGGAAGGCCGCGATTGGGGCGGCGTAGCCAAATTCACATTCGACAGCGCCGACACCAGCTATGAGCCATCCGTCGCAGTAGCAAAGAAAATCGAGAATACCTCGATCATGTTCCAGGGCGGTTACAAGAAGGGCAAGGAGCGTAAAACCAACGGCAGTGTGGATTCCTACGGTCCGACGCGCACGAAAGCCGATCCCTCGGATTACGATCAGCACAACCTTCTGTTCAAGCTGCGCCAGGATCTGGAAGGCGGCCATCGCATCGGCCTGACGGCCGAAAGTTTCCGCCGCGACCGGGACACCAACTCGAAAATCAACCAGGTTGCCGTGCTGGGCCCCCGCGACAACTACCTGCCTGGTGCTTATTTCACCAACAACGCAACGGCCCGCGACCGCATCTCGCTTGACTATTCCTATGATGCGACCGGCACGGATGGTCTGTTCGACAGCGCCTGGGCGTCGCTTTACTGGCAGAAACAGTCCCGCGAAACTGGCTACAATGGCTACCGCTCGACAACCGTCGTCGGCAATATCAGCCGCCTCAACGACTACGACGAAAACAGCTTCGGCCTTGTCGGCGCTCTGCAGAAGAAATTCGAGACCGGCCAGCTTAATCACGACGTGACGTTTGGCTTCGACCTTTCGAGAAGCACCTCTGAACAATATTCCTCCGGCGTCGACAATTGCCGACTGCCTTATACCGGCGCCTTTGCGGCATGCGCGAACCTCCACACCAACCAGGCCGATACGCCGAAGGTGGATAGCAGCCGGATCGGTTTTTATATCGATGACGAGATCGGCTTCGGCCAAAGCGGCTTCACGCTGACCCCCGGCCTGCGTTTCGACTGGGTGGAGCACACACCCAAAATGACATCGGAATATGCCCGCAACACCAACCGCCCTGCACTCCCGGGCGAGTTCGACGACGTGGCCGTTTCCCCGAAGCTGCGTGCAGGTTATGACGTTTCCGACAAGGTGGAACTCTACGCGCAATGGGCAATGGGTTTTCGCGCGCCGAACGCCGGCGAATTGTATAGCGTTTTCGGCGGCCCCGGCACCTACCTGCGGCTCGGCAATCCCAATCTTGAATCGGAAACCAGCAACGGTTTCGAAATTGGCGCCAACCTGGGTGATGAGGACCTCGGCGGTCGCATCAACCTCTTCTACAACCGCTATAAGAACTTCATCGAAACCACCAGCCTCACCGCAAGCCAGGCGGCAGCGCTCGGTTACGATCTGAACAACTACCGTCAAGGCGGCATTACGCGCGGCGTCAATTTGGACCGTGCCCGTATTTACGGTGCCGAACTCTCGGCGCATGTGCGTTTCGACAATGGCTTCAGCCTGCGCGGGGGCCTCGCCTATGCCAATGGCAAGAACCTCGACAATGACACCTTCCTCCAGTCGGTCTCACCGCTGAAGGGTGTCATCAGCGCTGCTTACGACACCGAAACCTGGGGTGTCGGCATCGATTGGATCGCGGCTAACGGCGGACGCGGCAAGGACATCCTCACCAACGGTCAAAGAACATATTTTGCAACGCCGGGTTACGGCATCGTAGATCTGACGGCATGGTACGAACCCGAACAGGTCAAGGGTCTCCGCATCAACGCAGGCATCTACAACGTCTTTGACAAGACGTATTACGACTATGCCACTGCACGCACCGCCGGTTCGCAAGCGAATGAATATTATTCCGAACCGGGCCGCACCTTCAAAATCTCTCTGACCCAGAGGTTCTAA
- a CDS encoding GNAT family N-acetyltransferase, with amino-acid sequence MTGDGVVTIEPIRAEHVESFHRALDTVSRERKYLSFLEAPPLEAVRAFVLDMIENDHPQFVAIADGEVIGWCDIRRESRPTHAHRGALGIGILPPHRDRGLGARLMRRALDAARELGLHRVELCVHADNARAIALYEKIGFVHEGRARDAVLIDGHYTDSLQMAVILGD; translated from the coding sequence ATGACGGGCGATGGCGTCGTCACAATCGAGCCGATCCGCGCGGAGCACGTTGAAAGCTTTCACCGTGCTCTCGACACGGTGTCGCGCGAACGCAAATATCTGAGCTTTCTGGAGGCGCCGCCGCTTGAAGCGGTGCGCGCCTTCGTTCTCGACATGATCGAAAACGACCATCCGCAATTCGTGGCGATTGCGGATGGCGAAGTGATCGGCTGGTGCGATATTCGCCGTGAAAGCAGACCGACCCATGCTCATCGCGGCGCGCTGGGCATCGGCATTCTGCCGCCGCACCGTGACAGGGGGCTTGGCGCACGGCTTATGAGGCGCGCACTCGATGCGGCCCGCGAACTCGGCCTGCACCGCGTCGAACTCTGCGTGCATGCTGACAATGCAAGGGCGATTGCGCTCTATGAAAAGATCGGCTTCGTGCATGAAGGCCGGGCACGCGACGCCGTTCTGATCGACGGGCACTACACCGACAGCCTGCAGATGGCGGTCATCCTCGGCGATTAA
- a CDS encoding HD-GYP domain-containing protein: MLKRISTQQLTVGMFIEAVEGAFSNNDFLRRHRFLLRHEELMRQLKLSGAESIIINTAKGSDIDGRPRSAGAGAPKPDNCPETIAAVTHAVRSAADAVAETFAVAEAGGCVSLKGMASAAGKISDAVQSNPAIFIGVTRLKSKDETTFVHSVSVSGLMIHFGHYLGLDRGTVDLLGISGLLHDIGKVEIPSSILNKAEGLSASEREIINLHPAFGRDILSRNEQMPAMVLDVCFNHHERIDGGGYPSGRVGNEISLYARIAAICDVYDAVTSVRPYKKPWTANDALTWMLRREGHFDLQLLKKFALCISASLPRG; this comes from the coding sequence ATGCTCAAACGAATTTCCACCCAGCAATTGACTGTTGGCATGTTTATCGAAGCGGTCGAAGGAGCGTTTTCGAACAATGATTTTTTACGGCGGCACCGTTTCCTTTTGCGGCATGAGGAATTGATGCGTCAATTAAAACTGAGCGGCGCTGAGAGCATCATCATCAACACCGCCAAGGGTAGCGACATTGATGGCAGGCCGCGTTCGGCCGGAGCCGGTGCGCCAAAACCGGATAATTGCCCCGAAACGATCGCTGCCGTCACCCATGCCGTGCGCTCTGCCGCCGATGCAGTCGCCGAGACATTCGCGGTTGCCGAAGCCGGCGGCTGTGTGTCGTTGAAGGGCATGGCTTCAGCCGCGGGCAAGATTTCCGACGCGGTCCAGTCGAACCCGGCGATTTTCATCGGTGTCACCCGATTGAAATCGAAGGACGAAACGACTTTCGTGCATTCGGTTTCCGTCAGTGGATTGATGATCCATTTCGGTCATTATCTCGGACTGGACAGGGGAACGGTCGATCTGCTCGGCATCAGCGGGTTGCTGCACGATATCGGCAAGGTGGAAATTCCCTCGTCGATCCTCAACAAGGCAGAAGGGCTGAGCGCCAGCGAGCGGGAAATCATCAATCTTCACCCGGCTTTCGGCCGGGATATATTGTCACGCAATGAACAGATGCCGGCCATGGTTCTCGACGTCTGCTTCAATCATCACGAACGGATAGATGGCGGCGGTTATCCAAGCGGGCGCGTCGGAAACGAAATCAGCCTTTACGCGCGGATTGCGGCAATCTGCGATGTTTATGACGCGGTCACCTCGGTGCGGCCCTACAAGAAGCCGTGGACAGCAAATGACGCCCTGACCTGGATGCTGCGCCGGGAAGGTCATTTCGACCTGCAGCTTCTGAAGAAATTCGCGCTCTGCATCTCCGCCTCGCTGCCGAGGGGTTAA
- a CDS encoding TIGR00645 family protein, giving the protein MKSLELLVERIILSSRWLLVVFYLGLVAALAVYAFSFMLKFLKVAKNVFTYDEADMILAMLGLIDAALVASLIVMVMISGYENFVSRFDQADDEVSFLGKLDSGSLKIKVASSIVAISSIHLLQIFLNASQYTDSQLMWFTIIHLAFVVSAVMLGFLEKLMAKPKEKSEKPVL; this is encoded by the coding sequence ATGAAGTCTCTTGAACTGCTCGTCGAGCGGATCATTCTCTCCAGCCGCTGGCTGCTCGTTGTATTTTATCTCGGGCTTGTCGCGGCGCTGGCGGTTTACGCCTTCTCCTTCATGCTCAAGTTCCTGAAGGTTGCGAAAAACGTTTTCACTTACGATGAAGCGGACATGATCCTTGCCATGCTCGGGCTGATCGATGCTGCGCTGGTTGCGAGCCTCATAGTGATGGTGATGATCTCCGGCTACGAGAATTTCGTCAGCCGCTTCGATCAGGCGGATGACGAGGTTTCGTTTCTGGGCAAGCTTGACTCGGGCAGTCTGAAAATCAAGGTCGCGTCGTCGATCGTGGCGATTTCGTCGATCCACCTGCTGCAGATCTTCCTCAACGCCAGCCAGTATACGGACAGCCAGCTGATGTGGTTCACCATCATTCATCTGGCCTTTGTCGTTTCGGCGGTCATGCTCGGTTTTCTGGAAAAACTGATGGCGAAGCCAAAGGAAAAGTCTGAAAAGCCTGTGCTTTGA
- the aac(6') gene encoding aminoglycoside 6'-N-acetyltransferase produces MSGQFVIKAADAASLDDWSLLRHRLWRDASPAEHSEELQDLSDNEAGFIAYNLAGVAIGFADVSLRQDYVNGCDTSPVAFLEGVYVEGDFRGQGVATALIAAVTRWAVGKGVSELASDADIANVDSHRMHAALGFEETERVVYFRKLLPSGS; encoded by the coding sequence ATGAGCGGGCAATTCGTCATCAAGGCAGCCGACGCGGCATCGTTGGACGATTGGTCCCTCCTGCGGCACCGCTTATGGCGCGATGCCTCGCCTGCCGAACACAGCGAAGAATTGCAGGACCTCTCCGACAACGAGGCCGGATTTATTGCCTATAATCTGGCCGGAGTGGCCATCGGTTTTGCCGACGTCAGCCTGCGACAGGATTATGTCAACGGATGCGACACCTCGCCCGTGGCCTTTCTTGAAGGCGTCTATGTGGAGGGGGACTTTCGCGGCCAGGGCGTCGCCACCGCGTTGATCGCCGCGGTGACCCGCTGGGCGGTCGGCAAGGGTGTAAGCGAGCTTGCCTCCGATGCCGATATCGCCAATGTCGATTCACACCGCATGCATGCGGCGCTGGGGTTTGAGGAGACCGAACGGGTGGTTTATTTCCGTAAGCTGCTGCCATCGGGGTCATAA
- a CDS encoding anthranilate synthase gives MVTIIQDDGAETYETKGGIKVSRKRRPADYTSAIDNYIEKLDSHRGAVFSSNYEYPGRYTRWDTAIVDPPLGISCFGRKMWIEAYNGRGEVLLSFITEKLKGTPDLTLGASTTRRLDLTVNEPDRVFTEEERSKIPTVFTALRAIVDLFYSNADSAIGLFGAFGYDLAFQFDAIKLSLARPEDQRDMVLFLPDEILVVDHYSAKAWIDRYDFEKAGVTTDGKSSEITPDPFKTTDTIPPKGDHRPGEYSELVVKAKESFRRGDLFEVVPGQKFMERCESNPSAISRRLKAINPSPYSFFINLGHQEYLVGASPEMFVRVSGRRIETCPISGTIKRGDDPIADSEQILKLLNSKKDESELTMCSDVDRNDKSRVCEPGSVKVIGRRQIEMYSRLIHTVDHIEGRLRDDMDAFDGFLSHAWAVTVTGAPKLWAMRFIEGHEKSPRAWYGGAIGMVGFNGDMNTGLTLRTIRIKDGIAEVRAGATLLNDSNPQEEEAETELKASAMIAAIRDAKGTNAAATKRDAAKVGTGVKILLVDHEDSFVHTLANYFRQTGATVSTVRTPVAAEVFDRFQPDLVVLSPGPGSPTDFDCKATIKAARARDLPIFGVCLGLQALAEAYGGELRQLAVPMHGKPSRIRVLEPGLVFSGLGKEVTVGRYHSIFADPSTLPRDFIITAESEDGTIMGIEHAKEPVAAVQFHPESIMTLGQDAGMRMIENVVVHLTRKAKTKAA, from the coding sequence ATGGTAACGATCATTCAGGATGACGGAGCGGAAACCTACGAGACGAAAGGCGGCATCAAGGTCAGCCGAAAGCGCCGGCCCGCCGATTACACCAGCGCCATCGATAACTATATCGAAAAGCTCGATTCCCATCGCGGCGCGGTTTTTTCGTCCAACTACGAATATCCGGGCCGTTACACACGCTGGGATACGGCCATCGTCGATCCGCCGCTCGGCATTTCCTGTTTCGGCCGCAAGATGTGGATCGAGGCCTATAATGGCCGCGGCGAAGTGCTGCTTTCCTTCATCACCGAAAAGCTGAAGGGCACGCCCGATCTTACCCTCGGCGCTTCCACCACGCGCCGTCTCGATCTCACCGTCAACGAACCGGACCGCGTTTTCACCGAGGAAGAGCGTTCGAAAATCCCGACTGTCTTCACGGCGCTGCGCGCCATCGTCGACCTCTTCTATTCGAATGCGGATTCGGCCATCGGCCTGTTCGGCGCCTTCGGTTACGATCTTGCCTTCCAGTTCGATGCGATCAAGCTGTCGCTGGCGCGCCCGGAAGACCAGCGCGACATGGTCCTGTTCCTGCCCGACGAAATCCTCGTCGTTGACCACTATTCCGCCAAGGCCTGGATCGACCGTTACGATTTCGAAAAGGCCGGCGTGACGACGGACGGCAAGTCTTCGGAGATCACACCCGACCCGTTCAAAACCACCGATACCATCCCGCCCAAGGGCGATCACCGTCCCGGCGAATATTCCGAACTGGTGGTCAAGGCCAAGGAAAGCTTCCGCCGCGGCGATCTGTTTGAGGTCGTTCCCGGCCAGAAATTCATGGAGCGTTGCGAGAGCAATCCGTCGGCGATTTCACGCCGCCTGAAGGCGATCAATCCTTCGCCCTATTCCTTCTTCATCAATCTCGGCCATCAGGAATATCTGGTTGGCGCCTCGCCGGAAATGTTCGTACGCGTCTCCGGCCGCCGCATCGAGACCTGCCCGATTTCCGGCACCATCAAGCGCGGTGACGATCCGATTGCCGATAGCGAGCAGATCCTGAAACTGCTGAATTCGAAGAAGGACGAATCCGAACTCACCATGTGTTCGGATGTGGACCGTAACGACAAAAGCCGCGTCTGCGAGCCGGGTTCGGTAAAGGTCATCGGCCGCCGCCAGATCGAGATGTATTCGCGCCTCATCCACACGGTGGACCACATCGAAGGCCGCCTGCGCGATGACATGGACGCATTTGACGGTTTCCTCAGCCACGCCTGGGCCGTCACCGTCACCGGTGCGCCGAAGCTGTGGGCCATGCGCTTCATCGAAGGCCATGAGAAGAGCCCGCGCGCCTGGTATGGCGGCGCAATCGGCATGGTCGGTTTCAACGGTGACATGAATACGGGCCTGACGCTGCGCACCATCCGCATCAAGGACGGCATTGCCGAGGTGCGTGCGGGTGCGACGCTGCTCAACGATTCCAATCCGCAGGAAGAAGAAGCCGAAACCGAACTGAAGGCCTCCGCCATGATCGCCGCCATTCGTGACGCAAAAGGCACCAACGCCGCCGCCACCAAGCGTGATGCCGCCAAGGTGGGCACCGGCGTCAAGATCCTGCTGGTCGATCACGAGGACAGCTTCGTTCACACGCTGGCGAATTATTTCCGCCAGACCGGTGCAACGGTGTCGACAGTCAGAACGCCGGTGGCAGCAGAGGTCTTCGATCGCTTCCAGCCCGATCTCGTCGTGCTTTCGCCCGGACCCGGCAGCCCGACGGATTTCGACTGCAAGGCGACGATCAAGGCCGCCCGCGCCCGAGACCTGCCGATCTTCGGCGTCTGCCTCGGCCTTCAGGCTTTGGCGGAAGCCTATGGCGGCGAGCTTCGCCAGCTTGCGGTGCCGATGCACGGCAAGCCCTCACGCATCCGCGTGCTGGAACCGGGCCTCGTCTTCTCCGGTCTCGGCAAGGAAGTCACCGTCGGCCGTTACCACTCGATCTTCGCCGACCCCTCCACCCTTCCGCGTGATTTCATCATCACGGCGGAAAGCGAGGATGGCACGATCATGGGCATCGAACACGCCAAGGAGCCGGTGGCTGCCGTTCAGTTCCACCCGGAATCGATTATGACGCTCGGCCAGGACGCCGGCATGCGCATGATCGAAAATGTCGTGGTGCATCTGACCCGCAAGGCGAAAACGAAAGCGGCGTGA
- a CDS encoding extensin family protein — protein MLHRLCLLVISLALISASEPPQQVPVPQPKPVEGQAPAGAEKPADKDMQKPGETPKPTPKPEVPKEPQPDGKQLPAGKGGDGATKEGERKEGESREGEQPKPADEAAKPEEKQVEPMKPEDPAALQACLGALKEIGAEFKQLEPIRDEEQGCGIEAPIELSVVLPGIKLEPSGTMRCETALALSRWTREMMLPAAALALPEKKVTAIANASTYICRNRNSAENGKISEHAKGNAVDISTIAFDKGEPLVMKPRGEDGTPEGAFQRAITAAACLFFRTVLSPGSDATHQDHLHLDVLERKGDYLYCR, from the coding sequence ATGCTTCATCGTCTGTGTCTTCTGGTGATCAGCCTCGCATTGATTTCCGCTTCCGAACCGCCGCAGCAGGTGCCTGTGCCGCAACCGAAACCGGTTGAGGGGCAAGCCCCCGCCGGGGCAGAAAAGCCGGCGGACAAGGATATGCAAAAGCCGGGCGAAACGCCAAAGCCCACTCCCAAACCCGAGGTGCCGAAAGAGCCGCAACCCGATGGCAAGCAGCTGCCAGCCGGTAAAGGCGGCGATGGCGCAACGAAAGAGGGAGAGCGCAAGGAAGGCGAAAGCAGGGAGGGAGAGCAACCGAAACCGGCTGACGAGGCCGCAAAGCCTGAAGAGAAACAGGTGGAGCCGATGAAGCCGGAAGACCCGGCCGCGCTTCAGGCCTGCCTTGGCGCCTTGAAAGAGATCGGTGCGGAATTCAAGCAGCTTGAACCGATCCGGGATGAGGAGCAGGGCTGTGGCATTGAAGCGCCTATCGAGCTTTCCGTGGTTCTGCCGGGCATCAAGCTTGAACCATCAGGCACCATGCGCTGCGAGACCGCGCTTGCGCTATCGCGCTGGACCAGGGAGATGATGCTGCCCGCGGCGGCCCTTGCCCTGCCGGAGAAAAAGGTGACGGCGATCGCCAATGCTTCGACCTATATCTGCCGCAACCGCAATAGTGCGGAAAACGGCAAGATTTCCGAGCACGCAAAGGGCAATGCCGTGGATATTTCCACCATCGCCTTCGACAAGGGAGAGCCGCTGGTGATGAAGCCGCGCGGCGAGGATGGAACGCCGGAGGGTGCCTTCCAGCGTGCGATTACAGCCGCCGCCTGCCTGTTCTTCCGCACCGTTCTGTCCCCCGGCAGCGACGCCACCCATCAGGATCACCTGCATCTCGACGTGCTGGAACGAAAGGGTGACTATCTCTACTGCCGCTGA
- a CDS encoding helix-turn-helix transcriptional regulator encodes MLKTERQDSLCRDLSAAADRQQWLVALQAVMQAFGYSHVTLLRLPGFGNAHALPTVVESSLPVWVVNAMTKNGALGDCPVIKRGASSMMPQYWSLDDAELACETLVEAGASLSSIGITSGLMVPVNGMNGYRHLMNFAGDRDALSQASLNELGMIALHALEAYDRLCRTGSKGPSPLTKRELEVVRWTAQGKTSVEIAELLSISEHTVNAYMNNAMRKLDCVNRTQLVAKAIRQRLID; translated from the coding sequence ATGCTGAAGACGGAGCGCCAGGACAGCCTTTGCCGTGATCTGTCGGCTGCCGCCGACAGGCAGCAATGGCTGGTGGCGCTGCAGGCGGTCATGCAGGCTTTCGGCTATTCCCACGTGACCCTTCTGAGGTTGCCGGGTTTCGGCAACGCCCATGCCCTGCCGACGGTTGTGGAAAGCAGCCTGCCGGTCTGGGTCGTGAACGCGATGACCAAGAACGGTGCGCTCGGCGACTGTCCGGTCATCAAGCGCGGCGCCTCATCGATGATGCCGCAATATTGGTCGCTCGACGATGCGGAGCTTGCCTGCGAGACGCTGGTGGAGGCGGGGGCATCGCTCAGCAGCATCGGGATTACCTCCGGTCTCATGGTGCCGGTAAACGGCATGAACGGGTACCGCCATCTGATGAATTTCGCAGGCGATCGAGATGCCCTGTCGCAGGCGTCGCTGAACGAACTGGGCATGATCGCGCTGCATGCGCTGGAGGCCTATGACCGCCTTTGCCGCACAGGCTCCAAAGGCCCGTCGCCCCTGACGAAACGCGAACTCGAGGTGGTGCGCTGGACGGCGCAGGGAAAGACGTCGGTGGAGATCGCCGAGCTTCTGTCGATCTCTGAGCACACCGTCAACGCCTACATGAACAACGCCATGCGCAAGCTGGACTGCGTCAACCGAACGCAACTGGTGGCCAAGGCCATACGCCAGCGCCTGATAGACTGA